The Zootoca vivipara chromosome 4, rZooViv1.1, whole genome shotgun sequence genome has a segment encoding these proteins:
- the PROZ gene encoding vitamin K-dependent protein Z → MGTHNNWTIWFLFLAFIFHQAESTVFLSDRDANQVVARSKHARFMYFEEFLQGNLERECFEERCTYEEAREVFEDTEKTDKFWNGYFDGAPCSSNPCLNNGVCKDSIRSYTCDCRDGFEGASCAFAKNECRHEINEGCQHFCYPELMSYRCSCAKAYELGKDAKSCLPQDQCACGRHKDHLPVQLDATETIQRGFPWQVLLLNSEGEWFCGGVLLKTNFVLTTAECARLNPIIAVIGINRLQRARQEIPVKQINIHIRYDSDTGENNLALLELEKHIGCSSRHLPICIPERDFAEHVLISEREATLSGWKADGNNSTGSTAELSVSYLNGDECKQILNRTLITREFCGYSREVSGELLAGGSFSAVDYKGTWFLTGVLEPWATEATKWETLIFTKTTRYMMWFKQKMD, encoded by the exons ATGGGAACTCACAACAACTGGACAATATGGTTTCTCTTCCTTGCATTCATTTTTCATCAGGCAGAATCAACAG TGTTTTTGTCGGACAGGGATGCAAATCAAGTTGTTGCAAGGTCTAAGCATGCCAGATTCATGTATTTCGAAGAATTCCTCCAAGGTAATTTGGAAAGAGAATGCTTTGAAGAAAGGTGCACATATGAAGAAGCTCGAGAAGTATTTGAAGACACCGAGAAAACT gaCAAGTTTTGGAATGGCTACTTTG aTGGTGCACCATGCTCCTCCAACCCCTGCCTGAATAATGGCGTGTGCAAGGACAGCATCCGAAGCTACACATGTGATTGTAGAGATGGCTTTGAAGGAGCCAGCTGTGCTTTTG CTAAAAATGAGTGCCGCCATGAAATAAACGAGGGTTGCCAGCACTTCTGCTATCCAGAACTGATGTCGTACCGCTGTTCGTGCGCAAAAGCCTATGAACTTGGGAAAGATGCTAAATCGTGCCTTCCCCAAG ATCAGTGTGCATGCGGCAGACATAAAGACCACTTACCTGTGCAGCTGGATGCCACCGAAACAATCCAGAGAGGATTCCCTTGGCAG GTCCTGCTCTTAAACTCGGAAGGAGAATGGTTCTGTGGTGGTGTTCTACTGAAAACTAACTTTGTCCTGACTACAGCTGAATGTGCACGGCTGAATCCCATCATCGCTGTGATTG GAATCAACAGGCTGCAAAGAGCTAGGCAAGAAATACCTGTGAAACAGATAAATATACACATCCGCTATGATAGCGACACCGGTGAGAACAACTTGGCTTTGCTTGAACTCGAAAAGCACattggctgcagcagccgccacctGCCCATATGCATCCCAGAGAGGGATTTTGCGGAGCACGTGCTGATTTCGGAACGGGAGGCCACTCTCAGTGGCTGGAAAGCCGATGGAAATAACTCCACAGGTTCAACGGCGGAGCTGTCAGTTTCGTACCTCAATGGAGACGAATGCAAGCAAATCCTCAACAGGACACTGATAACAAGGGAATTCTGTGGCTATAGCCGTGAAGTATCGGGAGAACTACTGGCTGGAGGTAGCTTTAGTGCTGTTGACTATAAAGGCACTTGGTTTCTGACGGGTGTTTTAGAACCATGGGCAACAGAAGCAACTAAGTGGGAAACACTTATATTCACTAAGACGACACGATACATGATGTGGTTTAAGCAAAAAATGGACTAA